From Cydia strobilella chromosome 3, ilCydStro3.1, whole genome shotgun sequence:
ACCCCACCATTCTGTGTCAAAAATTTCCGAAACTACCCGCACGCGCGTAGTTTACGACGCGGGGTGTCGCACGACAAGTGGACACTCCTTGAACGACACTTTGTTAACGGGTCCTAAGTTACACTTAGACATCGTTGACGTTCTTCTAAAATTTCGAGTGCATAACATTGCATTTTGTTCCGACATCAAACAGATGTATCGTAATATTCTTGTGCGTGAAAGTGATAGGGACTTTCAGCGCATCCTTTGGCGCCAATCGCCCGAGGAACCTCTGCGCGATTATAGGCTTCGTACCGTTACATTCGGTGTAAGTAGTTCCCCTTATCTCGCATTTCGCACAATAAAACAGCTGGCTGACGACGAAGCTGAGCGTTTCCCGCACGCCTCACCAGTCTTACTAAATGACGTCTTTGTCGACGATGTGGTAACCGGTGCAGATACCACAGCCGAGGCCCTCGCTCTGCAGCAGGAGCTGATAGGTATTTGTGCCACGGCCGGGTTCGAATTACGTAAATGGCAAAGTAACTCGCCCGCTATTCTCGCTGCTACGCGATCCCCAGATTCTCATGGTGAGCGGCGCGAAAATGTTCATTTTGCCGAAATGGAAAATGATAAAGGGGTCAAAGTCCTTGGACTTCAATGGAATCCGGGATCAGACTCATTTAGTTTCAAAGTACAGAGTACTTCTCAGGCCAGTACGAAGCGGGCAATCCTATCTGAAATTGCAAAAATTTACGACCCCCTCGGGTTATTATCTCCGGTAACATTGTTTGCCAAACATTTAATTCAATTGCTATGGTTAGCAAAGGTTCCGTGGGACTCAGAAATCCCTATCGATATAGTTAACTCATGGACGAGTTTTGTTCGCGAGCTCCCGCTCTTATCTCAAATTTCATTTCCGCGTCATATTTTTAATACTGACGACTTCGATTCAATCGAAATTCACGGATTTGCAGATGCAAGTCAAATTGCGTATGCCGCATGTGTTTATATACGTCTTACGGACAATACCGGCAAGGTTCAAACTTATTTAGTTATAGCTCGGACCCGCGTAGCTCCACTTCGGCTTTGCCTTACTATCCCGAAAATGGAATTAATGGGATGCGTGATCCTGTCAAAATTGATAGAACGAGTAATACGTATTTACGGTGATCGCATTCGCCCCGACCAAGTTTACGCGTGGTCAGATAGTTCCGTCGCGCTCGCGTGGCTTAAGTCACCCCCGCACGAATGGAAAACGTTTGTCTCTAACCGCACCAGTGAGATTTTGTCCCGTGTCCCGGCGAGCTGCTGGCGTCACGTCCCGTCACCTGACAACAGCGCTGACCCGGCGTCGCGCGGTCTGCTGCCCGCCGCACTCGTACAAAATGACTTGTGGTTCCATGGTCCTACATGGCTCCAACTAAGTCACGACTCCTGGCCTATACAAAAACCGGTAATAAACACAACGGAGGAAAAACGTAATAAAATTGAATCAACAAATGTTCATTGCGCATGTGTGTCCACACTGCCTACTTCCCCGGACGATGATACCCTTATCACGCGATTTTCGTCGCTAGGTAAATTAGTTCGCGTCACGGCATTAATATTTCGtttctataaaaaatgtagaaaaCATATACAAACGTTCCCTGAGTACGTCACCGTACCAGAGTACCACTTTGCATTAAAACGACTTATATTCATTACGCAACAACAAATGTTCGATGacgacattaaaaatatttcgtcaAATAAATCCCCTTCTTTACGTTTGCGGCGTCTCGCACCTATTCTAGATAGTGAGGGATTATTACGCGTCGGCGGACGTATTCATAAATCGTTTTTACCTTATGAGTCAAAACATCAATTGATTTTACCTAAACGACATCATCTTACAAATCTTATTATTGACGATGCTCATATAAACGAATTGCACGCCGGTCCGCAGTGCGTGCAAAACTCGCTTTTACAGCGATATTGGATTATTTCGGGTCGCGATATTGTGCGTCTGCGCGTGCATCGTTGTATACCATGTTTCCGCGCACGGCCCACTCGCATCCAGCCTCGTATGGGCATGCTACCTTCGGTTCGCTTGCGCCCCGCGCGCGTATTTAGTAAAACTTCGTGCGATTTTTGCGGGCCATTCTACGTTCGCGCTAATAAAGTTcgtaatgcaaaaataataaaatgttatgttgcGGTTTTCGTATGTATGAGCGTTAAGGCTGTACATCTCGAGGTAGTTTCTGAACTTTCTACTGAAGGTTTTTTAGCCGCGTTGCGACGTTTCACGTCCCGTCGAGGATATTGTACAGATATATATACCGATTGCGGACGTAACTTTGTTGGTTGTAATAATTACCTTAAAGAATTATACGCATTCTTACGTAACGATTCG
This genomic window contains:
- the LOC134756226 gene encoding uncharacterized protein LOC134756226, which codes for MKKRGIRVKRTRLRRNKVDIFAKLCNSQVQTAPALLLQRDIAVDNVKNPGINIDYDICGSNAVTKSNIPRSPINEAADFVAVSLALTEQPGTSSPSALSAVHGVNAPQSLGILGKLPSTVLLSTALVDLYYEGNKIATIRCMIDGGSQAALITESCMQRLNLPRQHVSEPLLGISDLPLKPRGTFVCSISPKGKQNPIIPLEASILAKLTRQMPSVPLAPLADWPHLQGLDLADPEFHKPQPVDMILGEDIFMDIVRDGIVRGQPGTPTAINSVFGYLLGGKVNFTSNVSTPRHTCFTSFDNDNLQKFWELESIPEMRSYTPEEKLCESFFQKTHTRDETGRYVVALPFKPDAPPLGESRQIALARFHKLEYRLERNPQLKADYHACLQEYVDLNHMELADDNPPAGASYYIPHHSVSKISETTRTRVVYDAGCRTTSGHSLNDTLLTGPKLHLDIVDVLLKFRVHNIAFCSDIKQMYRNILVRESDRDFQRILWRQSPEEPLRDYRLRTVTFGVSSSPYLAFRTIKQLADDEAERFPHASPVLLNDVFVDDVVTGADTTAEALALQQELIGICATAGFELRKWQSNSPAILAATRSPDSHGERRENVHFAEMENDKGVKVLGLQWNPGSDSFSFKVQSTSQASTKRAILSEIAKIYDPLGLLSPVTLFAKHLIQLLWLAKVPWDSEIPIDIVNSWTSFVRELPLLSQISFPRHIFNTDDFDSIEIHGFADASQIAYAACVYIRLTDNTGKVQTYLVIARTRVAPLRLCLTIPKMELMGCVILSKLIERVIRIYGDRIRPDQVYAWSDSSVALAWLKSPPHEWKTFVSNRTSEILSRVPASCWRHVPSPDNSADPASRGLLPAALVQNDLWFHGPTWLQLSHDSWPIQKPVINTTEEKRNKIESTNVHCACVSTLPTSPDDDTLITRFSSLDGAVNISINCNRVQSGFKIAVPPSVKALLLWYAMTTCRRYSGNSRAFMLSIRALIRLFAS